The Juglans regia cultivar Chandler chromosome 2, Walnut 2.0, whole genome shotgun sequence genome includes a window with the following:
- the LOC109016288 gene encoding uncharacterized protein LOC109016288 — MESLKKFVRTIVNIFSNEYLRSLNPNDIARLLAVGEQRRFPIASSHNDINMLERSFIFTELAQGRALPVNYSINGNDYTMGYYIAYGIYQKWSTFLKMIPSPQGNKKKYFVAAQKSGRKDVERAFGMKELTNIMKACVILHNKIIEDERDDNQGPNIEYDQVDDDIP, encoded by the exons ATGGAGAGcctaaaaaaatttgtgaggaCAATCGTAAATATTTTTTCGAATGAATATTTGCGATCTCTGAACCccaatgatattgctcgatTGCTCGCAGTTGGTGAACAACGTAGATTTCCA ATTGCCAGTTCACATAATGATATCAATATGCTAGAGAGATCTTTCATTTTCACGGAACTTGCCCAAGGGCGTGCTCTTCCAGTAAATTACTCAATCAATGGAAATGACTACACTATGGGGTACTACATTGCTTATGGTATTTATCAAAAGTGGTCAACATTTTTGAAGATGATTCCATCTCCAcaagggaataagaagaaatattttgtaGCAGCACAAAAATCAGGAAGAAAGGATGTAGAGCGTGCATTTGGG ATGAAGGagctaacaaatataatgaaagcatgtgttattctacataacAAGATCATTGAAGATGAGCGTGATGATAATCAGGGTCCGAACATCGAATATGATCAAGTTGACGATGATATTCCATAA